One segment of Leptospirillum ferrooxidans C2-3 DNA contains the following:
- the hyfB gene encoding hydrogenase 4 subunit B: MIFSFTPLDLSLSAVVFWFVLAILSLLLSQVPSVPLYQMFLPSANGSLLLAISGFTGLNGSPQTKIIPFGLPGLPFHLHQDALSSLFILLIGFVSFGISVFAAGYFKEDHHRSDLGFLSFQYNLFLISMTLVLLSADSYLFLLSWESMAMTSYFLVVTDHEKDVVRQAGFLYLLLAHIGTLALFLSFGILSSGGSLSDFSGYAFDTMAKGHHSSFLMAMAFFLAFFGFGAKAGIFPLHIWLPEAHPVAPSPISALLSGVMLKVAIYGMIRVWFNLIGVQNLSWKWGAVVLAIGLFTALFGILFALTQNDLKRLLAYSSIDNIGIIVMGLGLSVIFFGTGHPIPGALGLIAALYHSLNHAVFKGILFLGAGSILHSSGEKNLNRMGGLIRSMPQTAALYLVAILSISAIPPLNGFVSEWLTFQTALSVPLLDTGGIRSLVALSAAGLALVSALTAMCFVKVYGIGFLGVPRTQPLPERHEATVFERLGMLWLAAGCLALGCLPTFVVSHLETISVSLTGEGLGKDANGAGWLWLVPESAKRASYSPFIFLVVIVSATMLTFFAIRFLFNKKTRKTSSWNCGYPVRTSRMQDTADSFSQPIRHFFSPAYRMTRHLPLPTDEKPIFFVEIDDQSWFLFYRPIQKLVEKLSALFGKLQTGKISVYLTYSFLTLLFLLFLVKSP; the protein is encoded by the coding sequence ATGATTTTTTCCTTCACTCCGTTAGACCTATCTCTTTCGGCCGTTGTGTTCTGGTTTGTTTTGGCCATCCTGTCGCTCCTTCTCTCACAAGTCCCCAGCGTACCCCTCTATCAGATGTTTCTTCCGAGTGCGAATGGAAGCCTTCTGCTGGCGATATCCGGCTTTACTGGCTTAAATGGATCTCCCCAGACCAAAATCATCCCTTTCGGCCTTCCAGGTCTTCCCTTTCACCTTCATCAGGATGCCCTTTCTTCTTTGTTCATTCTGCTCATAGGGTTCGTCTCCTTCGGCATTTCTGTCTTTGCGGCAGGGTATTTTAAAGAAGATCACCATAGGTCCGATCTGGGTTTTTTGTCTTTCCAGTATAATCTTTTCTTGATATCCATGACACTCGTTCTTCTTTCGGCCGATTCATACCTTTTTCTTCTTTCATGGGAATCGATGGCCATGACATCATACTTTCTGGTTGTGACCGACCACGAAAAGGATGTGGTCCGGCAGGCGGGATTCCTCTATTTGCTCCTTGCCCATATCGGTACACTCGCCCTTTTCCTGTCCTTTGGGATTCTCTCCTCGGGAGGAAGTCTGTCGGACTTTTCCGGATATGCTTTCGATACCATGGCAAAAGGGCACCATTCTTCTTTTCTTATGGCCATGGCCTTTTTTCTGGCTTTTTTTGGATTTGGGGCCAAAGCGGGAATTTTTCCCCTTCACATCTGGCTTCCCGAAGCCCACCCCGTCGCTCCGTCACCCATATCGGCACTCCTCAGTGGCGTGATGCTCAAAGTCGCCATCTATGGAATGATCCGGGTCTGGTTCAACCTGATCGGCGTCCAGAATCTGTCCTGGAAATGGGGAGCGGTCGTTCTTGCGATTGGGTTGTTCACCGCCCTTTTCGGAATTCTGTTTGCCCTCACCCAAAATGATCTGAAACGTCTTCTGGCCTATTCGTCGATCGACAATATCGGAATCATTGTCATGGGGCTGGGACTTTCGGTCATTTTTTTTGGAACAGGTCACCCCATTCCGGGGGCACTCGGTCTGATCGCAGCCCTTTACCATAGCCTCAATCACGCGGTCTTCAAGGGGATCCTCTTTCTGGGTGCCGGCTCCATCCTCCACTCATCCGGTGAAAAAAATCTGAACAGGATGGGGGGGCTTATCCGCTCAATGCCCCAGACAGCAGCTCTTTACCTGGTCGCGATCCTCTCCATCTCGGCAATCCCCCCGCTCAATGGTTTCGTATCGGAGTGGCTCACCTTCCAGACCGCCCTCTCGGTCCCTCTTCTCGATACCGGCGGCATTCGCAGTCTTGTCGCCCTCTCGGCGGCCGGACTCGCCCTGGTCAGCGCCTTGACAGCGATGTGTTTTGTCAAAGTCTACGGTATTGGATTTTTGGGAGTTCCCAGAACTCAACCGCTACCCGAACGTCATGAAGCAACGGTTTTTGAACGGCTCGGGATGCTTTGGCTTGCTGCGGGATGTCTGGCACTGGGCTGTCTCCCGACGTTCGTCGTCAGCCACCTTGAAACCATATCCGTCTCCCTGACAGGTGAAGGTCTGGGTAAAGACGCAAACGGAGCCGGATGGCTCTGGCTTGTTCCCGAATCCGCAAAACGGGCCAGTTATAGTCCGTTTATCTTTCTTGTCGTGATTGTCAGCGCAACAATGTTGACGTTTTTTGCAATCCGATTCCTGTTTAACAAAAAAACGCGCAAAACATCCTCCTGGAACTGTGGATATCCCGTGCGAACCTCCCGGATGCAAGATACGGCCGACTCGTTCTCACAACCCATCCGGCATTTTTTTTCTCCGGCTTACAGGATGACAAGACATCTTCCCCTGCCAACCGATGAGAAACCCATTTTTTTTGTGGAAATTGATGACCAAAGCTGGTTTTTATTCTATCGGCCAATCCAGAAACTGGTGGAAAAATTATCCGCCCTTTTCGGAAAACTCCAGACAGGAAAAATTTCCGTCTATCTTACCTATAGTTTTTTGACACTCCTGTTTCTTCTCTTTCTGGTCAAATCACCATGA
- a CDS encoding respiratory chain complex I subunit 1 family protein, whose translation MTPINPDPHQWITDLLFKSIDELFQTAFVIFFAPIFLGWINMWRSWLQNRKSAGILQPYRDLFKFLGKEAVVATGASPLFRMTPYIVFGSMGLAAALVPAVTTALPFGPAADAIALVGVFSLARIFMALSAMDIGTPFGDLGARREMMIAFLAEPATMMILFTASLISRSTSLSTIAETLGSRHFTLYPSLVFATTSFFLIILAENSRLPIDNPSTHLELTMIHEAMLLEYSGRHLALMEWGSSIKLLVYFSIIISFFLPWGISHGASFQGLLAGFAYLILKLSILAPLLAILESTLAKLRLFRAPEFLAAAYLLAVIAFLSHFILEV comes from the coding sequence ATGACACCCATCAACCCCGATCCACACCAGTGGATCACGGATCTTCTTTTCAAAAGCATTGATGAGCTGTTCCAGACAGCCTTTGTGATCTTTTTTGCCCCCATATTCCTCGGCTGGATCAATATGTGGCGCTCCTGGCTGCAAAATCGAAAATCCGCCGGAATTCTTCAACCATACCGGGACCTTTTCAAATTTCTGGGAAAAGAAGCGGTCGTCGCTACCGGTGCTTCTCCTCTTTTCCGGATGACTCCCTACATTGTTTTTGGCTCCATGGGACTGGCAGCGGCACTTGTTCCGGCTGTGACGACCGCTCTTCCTTTTGGACCGGCAGCTGACGCCATCGCTCTCGTTGGGGTGTTTTCCCTGGCGCGCATTTTCATGGCCCTGTCCGCCATGGATATCGGAACACCCTTTGGCGACCTGGGAGCCAGACGGGAGATGATGATCGCTTTTCTGGCCGAACCGGCCACAATGATGATCCTGTTCACGGCATCGCTGATTTCAAGGTCCACCTCCCTTTCCACCATTGCTGAAACACTTGGAAGCCGACATTTTACCCTTTACCCCAGCCTCGTTTTTGCCACGACATCCTTTTTCCTCATCATTCTGGCTGAAAACTCAAGACTTCCCATCGACAATCCCTCCACACACCTCGAACTCACCATGATCCATGAGGCAATGCTCCTGGAATATTCCGGGCGACATCTCGCATTGATGGAATGGGGAAGTTCCATCAAGCTTCTGGTCTACTTTTCGATCATCATTTCATTCTTTCTTCCATGGGGTATCTCCCATGGAGCATCCTTCCAGGGTTTATTGGCAGGATTCGCCTATCTTATTCTCAAGCTTTCCATTCTGGCTCCATTGTTGGCCATTCTGGAGTCAACGCTTGCCAAACTCCGGCTTTTCCGGGCGCCAGAATTTCTGGCCGCAGCCTACCTTTTGGCCGTGATCGCGTTTTTATCCCACTTCATCCTGGAGGTATGA
- a CDS encoding formate hydrogenlyase, whose protein sequence is MSLAHESPFGIEMVNLLGAFILLVAFAMLASRRTLSLIRLFAFQGFFLSMSIFLVAFLSGESNLYYSALFTLALKVILLPWILRDLSRRLNIGGDIETLVNVPVTMIIGIGVVVFSFSLAEPILQAASTVTRSLIGVGLACVLLSFLVMITRKKAMTQIIGFLSMENGLLFSATNATYGMPMVVELAIALDVLIGAIIFGIFFFQIRETFESLDLKYFEKLREEEG, encoded by the coding sequence ATGTCACTTGCCCATGAATCTCCCTTCGGGATTGAAATGGTCAATCTTCTCGGAGCCTTCATTCTTCTTGTCGCCTTTGCAATGCTTGCATCGAGGAGAACCCTTTCCCTGATCCGCCTTTTTGCCTTCCAGGGATTTTTTCTTTCCATGAGCATTTTTCTGGTGGCGTTTTTATCCGGAGAATCCAATCTCTACTATTCCGCCTTGTTTACTTTGGCACTGAAGGTCATCCTGCTTCCATGGATCCTCCGGGACCTTTCTAGACGACTGAATATTGGTGGAGATATCGAAACACTGGTCAATGTCCCCGTGACCATGATCATCGGCATCGGAGTGGTGGTTTTTTCCTTTTCCCTGGCGGAACCTATCCTGCAAGCGGCAAGCACCGTCACCCGAAGTCTCATCGGGGTTGGCCTTGCCTGCGTTCTATTGTCCTTTCTGGTGATGATCACCCGGAAAAAAGCCATGACCCAGATCATCGGCTTTCTCTCCATGGAAAATGGACTTCTTTTTTCCGCCACCAATGCCACCTATGGCATGCCCATGGTGGTTGAACTGGCGATTGCTCTTGACGTTCTGATCGGCGCGATTATTTTTGGCATCTTCTTTTTCCAGATACGCGAGACATTCGAAAGTCTTGATCTCAAATATTTTGAAAAGCTCAGGGAAGAGGAGGGCTAA
- a CDS encoding hydrogenase 4 subunit F has protein sequence MLVFSVLAIPLIASVLLALMGHKPWAYLLNAGMTLLTFIDSLLLAKKVLESGPILVFRETFYVDSFNIFLISLTAFVGLTTAIFSGPYMKIEEKKGKVTPKILRLYHSAYQIFLFTMLLALFSNNLGILWVSIEGATLATVLLVSLYRTRASIEAAWKYFILCGVGISQALFGTILLYFAAEKILGPGGGALLWTHLFQIRFQLEPTVLKIAFVFLLVGYGTKVGLAPLHNWLPDAHAEGPTPISAVLSGLLLNVALYALVRCKVLVDGALHTNLASEMMMGFGLLSMLVAVFSMLRRKDVKRLFAYSSIEHMGIATFAFGLGGALATFAALLHMTVHSLTKSSIFFSVGHATQINGTQQMSQIQGLLKRMPRLGWGLLLGSFAILGMPPFGVFASEFIVLTVAMKQVPWTTPILLLCLAVAFGVIFFRVGNMVLGEGVKENLSHPPALFPVFLHLALVLVLGIFIPPFLAHWYQNASRFIG, from the coding sequence ATGCTGGTTTTCTCCGTTCTCGCAATACCACTCATCGCATCTGTTCTTTTGGCCCTTATGGGTCACAAGCCCTGGGCTTATCTCCTGAATGCCGGAATGACTCTCCTCACATTCATCGACTCCCTGCTGCTTGCCAAAAAAGTTCTGGAATCGGGACCCATCCTGGTTTTCAGGGAAACGTTCTATGTCGATTCTTTCAATATTTTCCTGATTTCCCTGACCGCTTTCGTAGGGCTGACAACAGCGATCTTTTCTGGACCCTACATGAAAATCGAGGAAAAAAAAGGCAAGGTCACACCCAAGATCCTGAGGCTTTACCACAGCGCGTACCAGATCTTTCTCTTTACAATGCTATTGGCTCTTTTCAGCAACAACCTCGGGATCCTATGGGTCTCAATCGAGGGAGCGACTCTGGCAACGGTTCTCCTCGTCAGCCTCTACCGGACCCGGGCCAGTATCGAAGCCGCATGGAAATACTTCATCCTGTGCGGTGTCGGAATTTCCCAAGCGCTTTTTGGGACGATCCTTTTATATTTTGCAGCGGAAAAGATCCTGGGCCCAGGAGGAGGCGCCCTTCTCTGGACGCATCTTTTCCAGATACGATTCCAGCTTGAGCCCACTGTCCTGAAGATCGCTTTTGTCTTTCTCCTGGTGGGATATGGAACCAAGGTAGGCCTCGCTCCGCTTCACAACTGGCTTCCCGATGCCCATGCGGAAGGCCCGACACCAATATCGGCGGTGTTGTCGGGACTTCTTTTAAATGTCGCATTGTATGCTCTTGTCCGTTGCAAGGTCCTGGTTGACGGAGCCCTCCATACCAATCTTGCAAGTGAGATGATGATGGGATTTGGACTTCTGAGCATGCTTGTCGCTGTTTTCTCCATGCTCAGAAGGAAGGATGTCAAAAGACTGTTTGCATACTCCTCCATCGAACACATGGGGATTGCAACATTTGCTTTTGGATTGGGGGGAGCACTGGCAACATTCGCCGCACTTTTGCATATGACCGTCCACAGCCTGACAAAATCCTCCATCTTTTTTTCCGTGGGCCATGCAACCCAGATCAATGGAACCCAGCAGATGTCCCAGATCCAAGGCCTCCTCAAAAGAATGCCCAGGCTCGGCTGGGGTCTTCTGCTCGGAAGCTTTGCCATTCTTGGCATGCCTCCTTTTGGAGTCTTCGCCAGTGAATTCATTGTCCTGACCGTTGCCATGAAACAGGTTCCCTGGACAACCCCCATCCTTCTTTTATGTCTTGCTGTCGCGTTCGGAGTCATTTTTTTCCGGGTTGGAAATATGGTCCTTGGGGAAGGGGTCAAAGAAAATCTTTCCCACCCGCCGGCTCTTTTTCCGGTCTTTCTCCATCTGGCCCTCGTTCTTGTCCTGGGAATCTTTATTCCGCCATTTCTCGCTCACTGGTACCAAAACGCCTCGCGCTTCATTGGCTAG
- a CDS encoding hydrogenase large subunit gives MEQETDFPKDSFIEVEDVDSEGYVRLAQNMHLSKARLLSIWAFVGEDLSLVFSSYFNGNKLMVGRLSLPPEVNHIPSIAPFFPGASRMERAIQDLWGISVPDNHDGRRWLDHGYWEKAPLTGRDLPEHPEKGDYPFVRVEGEGVHEIPVGPVHAGMIEPGHFRFQVVGEKVLRMEERLGYTHKGIDGLSRDLPWTKGVKLAGRVSGDTTVGHSLAYSLSVEAAIGMEIPKRGQFLRGLLLERERIANHLGDLGALANDAGLSFGLSQFLILKEDFLRQNKTLFGHRLLMDLVLPGGVVKDLAPEAILAMSEEAARILREIEILQTIFDEHGGLQDRFFGTGILLPDIAEKMGLCGVCGRASGQPSDLRSLWKLPPYDEMDFTPALETGGDVRARVAVRFFEVRESLRLVREILLKLPGGEIFTEPPSGVKGREGISAVEGWRGEILCWSRLGGGNIVMASHFHDPSWILWPALEMAIPGNLVADFPLINKSFNPSYSGHDL, from the coding sequence GTGGAACAAGAAACCGATTTTCCCAAAGATTCCTTCATCGAAGTAGAGGACGTAGACAGTGAAGGGTATGTCCGGCTTGCACAAAACATGCATCTCTCAAAAGCTCGTCTCCTCTCGATCTGGGCATTTGTCGGCGAAGATCTCTCCCTCGTCTTCTCCTCTTACTTCAACGGCAATAAACTCATGGTTGGCCGGTTATCCCTTCCACCAGAGGTCAATCACATCCCGTCGATCGCCCCATTTTTCCCGGGCGCATCCAGGATGGAACGGGCCATACAGGATCTTTGGGGGATTTCTGTTCCCGACAACCACGACGGACGCCGATGGCTGGACCATGGATACTGGGAGAAGGCTCCTTTGACAGGGAGGGATCTTCCGGAGCATCCGGAAAAGGGGGATTACCCATTTGTCAGGGTGGAAGGAGAAGGGGTTCACGAAATCCCGGTCGGTCCTGTTCATGCCGGAATGATCGAACCCGGCCATTTCCGTTTTCAGGTGGTGGGAGAAAAGGTGCTTCGAATGGAAGAACGTCTGGGGTATACCCACAAGGGGATCGACGGTCTTTCCCGGGACCTTCCCTGGACGAAGGGGGTCAAGCTTGCCGGGAGGGTCTCCGGAGATACAACAGTGGGCCACTCTCTGGCGTATTCATTGTCTGTAGAAGCGGCTATCGGGATGGAAATCCCCAAAAGAGGCCAATTTTTGAGAGGGTTGCTCCTTGAGCGGGAGAGAATCGCAAATCATCTCGGCGATCTTGGAGCATTGGCCAATGATGCCGGGCTTTCTTTTGGTCTTTCCCAGTTTCTGATCCTGAAAGAGGATTTCCTGAGACAGAACAAAACCCTGTTTGGCCATCGACTTCTTATGGATCTTGTTCTTCCCGGTGGGGTCGTCAAAGACCTTGCCCCTGAGGCCATTCTCGCAATGTCCGAAGAAGCTGCGCGGATTCTTCGGGAAATCGAAATTCTCCAGACGATCTTCGATGAACACGGGGGGCTTCAGGACCGATTTTTTGGAACAGGGATCCTTCTTCCTGATATCGCAGAAAAAATGGGTCTTTGTGGTGTTTGCGGAAGGGCGAGCGGTCAGCCATCGGACTTGAGAAGCCTCTGGAAATTGCCTCCTTATGACGAAATGGACTTCACTCCGGCGCTTGAAACCGGAGGAGATGTCCGGGCACGGGTGGCGGTCCGGTTTTTTGAAGTCAGGGAGTCATTGAGGCTCGTCAGGGAAATTCTTCTGAAGTTGCCCGGAGGTGAAATCTTTACAGAGCCTCCCAGCGGAGTGAAGGGACGGGAAGGAATCAGTGCAGTCGAGGGTTGGCGTGGCGAGATTCTCTGCTGGTCAAGACTTGGGGGCGGGAACATTGTCATGGCCAGCCACTTCCATGACCCTTCCTGGATCCTTTGGCCGGCACTTGAGATGGCCATACCCGGAAACCTTGTGGCCGATTTCCCCCTGATCAATAAATCATTCAACCCAAGCTATTCGGGCCACGACCTGTAG
- a CDS encoding NADH-quinone oxidoreductase subunit B family protein — MHHILLRILKTGIVTQKTPETQEELRDLSKKLLERGFGRFGHSLSIRHLDAGSCNGCEIEIGMLNSPYFMLEHLGFKFVASPRHADLLLVTGPVSLHMRQALLDTFDAMPSPKLVVSVGDCGYDCGIFKGSYALAGGVSEVIPVDLHIPGCPPEPLDLIRGLLTAVGG, encoded by the coding sequence GTGCATCATATTCTTCTCAGGATCCTCAAAACCGGCATAGTCACCCAAAAAACGCCCGAAACTCAGGAGGAGTTGAGAGATCTTTCAAAAAAACTGTTGGAACGGGGGTTCGGGCGATTTGGACACAGCCTTTCCATCCGCCACCTCGATGCAGGCTCCTGTAATGGGTGTGAGATCGAAATCGGAATGCTGAATAGTCCCTATTTCATGCTTGAGCATCTGGGATTCAAATTTGTCGCCTCTCCTCGGCATGCAGACCTTCTCCTTGTCACAGGCCCTGTCTCCCTTCATATGAGGCAAGCTCTCCTCGACACTTTTGACGCAATGCCGTCCCCGAAACTCGTTGTTTCGGTGGGAGATTGCGGATATGACTGTGGAATATTCAAGGGAAGCTATGCTTTGGCTGGTGGCGTCTCGGAGGTCATTCCGGTCGATCTTCATATTCCGGGTTGTCCACCGGAGCCTCTGGACCTGATCAGGGGACTGTTGACAGCGGTCGGCGGCTAA